In one window of Thunnus thynnus chromosome 23, fThuThy2.1, whole genome shotgun sequence DNA:
- the fgl2a gene encoding fibrinogen-like 2a gives MRTIVLCVCASLLLTATLVPRTSRAADFPVNSHQKWDARGGYTLGSESGTPVSCPMKLRPSGQCGSSGAEEGEDCPYQLTLPPLTIQLPKQFKLLEKTMKELQSLKEVVNKLKSGCQECRGGRGSGVFGQQQADQGHKQVPIGGQDLTAQEVQGGSSQERRGDGMVPGATVDSTGLSHGSNFGKITPSPNSMQDMQVKLNRMSASLRNARSQITSLQGRLEGLNLLNMDNVQAIVDRRVENITGVVNKLSSCTTHCAAQNSPQFILAPRDCSDYNVLQTRKNGVYRVTPDPRNGTFEVFCDMESFGGGWTVIQQRLNGSVSFNRTWTEYKAGFGNPRGEFWLGNDHIHLLTKGKDMVLRIELEDFEGVREYAKYDQFYVANEFLRYRLSVSGYSGTAGNAISFNKHFNHDQKFFSTPDRDNDMYPSGNCGAYYSSGWWFDACMSANLNGKYYHKRYKGVRNGIFWGTWHNMSTEYYPTNYRQAFKTVKMMIRPKNYAP, from the exons ATGAGGACAATTGTGCTTTGCGTCTGTGCCAGTCTCCTGCTTACAGCCACCTTGGTGCCGCGCACCAGCCGGGCAGCGGACTTCCCCGTGAACTCGCACCAGAAATGGGACGCTAGAGGAGGATACACGTTGGGATCTGAATCTGGTACCCCCGTCTCCTGTCCCATGAAACTAAGACCCTCAGGTCAGTGCGGGAGTTCCGGAGCAGAGGAGGGTGAGGACTGTCCCTACCAGCTCACCCTGCCTCCTCTCACCATCCAGCTGCCCAAGCAGTTCAAGCTGCTGGAGAAGACGATGAAGGAGCTGCAGAGCTTGAAGGAGGTGGTGAACAAGCTGAAGAGCGGGTGCCAGGAGTGCCGCGGTGGACGGGGCAGTGGAGTTTTTGGACAGCAGCAAGCTGACCAGGGACACAAGCAGGTCCCGATAGGTGGACAGGACCTGACAGCACAGGAGGTGCAAGGTGGCTCCAGCCAAGAGCGGAGGGGAGATGGGATGGTCCCTGGTGCTACTGTGGACAGTACAGGACTGTCGCATGGTTCTAATTTTGGGAAAATCACACCAAGCCCGAACAGTATGCAGGATATGCAG GTGAAGCTGAACAGGATGTCAGCCAGTCTGCGCAACGCCAGGAGCCAGATAACGTCTCTGCAGGGTCGTCTGGAGGGCCTCAACCTGCTCAACATGGACAACGTGCAGGCTATAGTGGACAGGCGGGTGGAGAACATCACTGGAGTGGTCAACAAACTGAGCTCCTGCACGACCCACTGTGCAGCGCAGAACAGCCCTCAGT TCATCTTAGCCCCTCGGGACTGTTCAGACTACAATGTGCTGCAGACGAGGAAGAACGGTGTGTATCGCGTGACCCCTGATCCCCGGAACGGGACATTTGAGGTATTCTGTGACATGGAGTCCTTTGGAGGTGGATGGACGGTCATACAGCAACGACTCAATGGGTCTGTCAGCTTCAACCGCACCTGGACAGAATATAAGGCGGGCTTCGGAAACCCCAG AGGTGAGTTCTGGCTGGGCAATGACCATATCCATCTGCTGACAAAAGGCAAAGACATGGTCCTGCGTATCGAGCTGGAGGACTTTGAGGGTGTCCGGGAGTATGCAAAGTACGACCAGTTCTACGTGGCCAATGAGTTTCTCCGCTACCGGCTGTCTGTCAGTGGATACAG CGGGACTGCTGGGAACGCCATCAGTTTCAACAAGCACTTCAACCACGACCAGAAATTCTTCTCCACGCCTGACCGCGACAACGACATGTACCCCTCTGGAAACTGCGGCGCCTACTACAGCTCCGGCTGGTGGTTTGATGCCTGCATGTCAGCCAACCTCAACGGGAAGTACTACCACAAAAGGTACAAGGGAGTCCGGAACGGGATCTTCTGGGGAACATGGCACAACATGTCGACAGAGTACTACCCCACCAACTACAGGCAGGCCTTCAAAACTGTCAAAATGATGATACGGCCCAAGAATTACGCTCCTTAA